From Amycolatopsis sp. YIM 10, the proteins below share one genomic window:
- a CDS encoding methyltransferase domain-containing protein produces MISETSQRAQAYYEDAELLYVSLYGPNFHHGYWPSSDDGTTYEQALDNLTDQIINRVGAGPRDRVLDVGCGIGGPAIRLARATGAQVVGISNVATQIEQANARASGENMAEQVSFEQADALALPFPDDSFDAAIAIESLIHMDRDPALREIARVLRPGGVLTAADFCLNAAVTPERQKVIDEYRDLDSLSPVQPFDDFPPMLRRAGLEPVELLDASSHVEKSVEMWWKRTEADLENLTNRYGKQELSDFIRLFDDVITHGGPEYLIFTARKPAGRGPAQHRP; encoded by the coding sequence ATGATCTCTGAGACCTCGCAGCGGGCTCAGGCCTATTACGAGGATGCTGAACTTCTGTACGTCAGCCTGTACGGGCCGAACTTCCACCACGGTTACTGGCCGTCTTCCGACGATGGAACGACCTACGAGCAGGCGCTGGACAATTTGACCGACCAGATCATCAACCGGGTCGGGGCGGGCCCGCGGGACCGGGTGCTCGACGTCGGCTGCGGCATCGGCGGACCGGCGATCCGGCTCGCCCGCGCGACGGGGGCGCAAGTGGTCGGTATCTCCAACGTGGCAACGCAAATCGAGCAGGCCAACGCCAGGGCGAGCGGCGAGAACATGGCCGAGCAGGTCAGTTTCGAGCAGGCCGACGCACTGGCGTTGCCGTTCCCCGACGATTCGTTCGACGCGGCCATCGCCATCGAATCGCTGATCCACATGGACCGCGACCCGGCGTTGCGTGAGATCGCCCGCGTCCTTCGCCCGGGCGGCGTGCTCACCGCCGCCGACTTCTGCCTCAACGCCGCCGTCACCCCCGAGCGCCAGAAGGTGATCGACGAGTACCGCGATCTTGATTCGCTCAGCCCGGTTCAGCCGTTCGACGATTTCCCGCCGATGCTCCGCCGCGCCGGCCTGGAGCCCGTCGAACTGCTCGACGCCAGCAGCCACGTCGAGAAGTCCGTCGAGATGTGGTGGAAGCGGACCGAAGCCGATCTCGAGAACCTGACGAACCGATACGGCAAGCAGGAACTGTCGGACTTCATCCGCCTTTTCGACGACGTCATCACCCACGGCGGACCCGAATACCTGATCTTCACCGCCCGCAAGCCCGCAGGCCGAGGTCCGGCGCAGCACCGACCATGA
- a CDS encoding CGNR zinc finger domain-containing protein: MNSHEPAAPGSLELVRRFVNTGEFEAGATSAADSESAARLRESLRKAMAANNNGAPIAPHARRVINETAECARLTIELDDEGGWSLKPRATGTAAALGSIVAEMVRAMTTDEWSRLKVCVNDACRRAFYDQSRARSRRWCSMRTCGNQSKQKTWRSRRSAGT, translated from the coding sequence GTGAACTCGCACGAGCCGGCCGCTCCCGGCTCGCTCGAACTGGTGCGCCGGTTCGTGAACACCGGCGAATTCGAAGCCGGCGCGACTTCGGCCGCGGATTCGGAATCCGCCGCGCGGCTGCGGGAGTCATTGCGGAAAGCTATGGCTGCCAACAACAACGGCGCACCGATTGCGCCACACGCAAGGCGGGTCATCAACGAGACCGCCGAATGCGCACGGCTCACGATCGAACTCGACGACGAGGGTGGTTGGTCGCTGAAACCCCGCGCAACCGGGACGGCGGCTGCCTTGGGCAGCATCGTCGCCGAGATGGTCCGCGCGATGACGACTGATGAGTGGAGCAGACTCAAGGTGTGCGTCAACGACGCGTGCCGGCGGGCTTTCTACGATCAGTCACGGGCTCGGTCGCGTCGCTGGTGTTCGATGCGCACGTGCGGCAACCAGTCCAAGCAGAAGACCTGGCGCAGCCGCCGCTCGGCAGGAACGTAG
- a CDS encoding trans-aconitate 2-methyltransferase gives MWDPAKYLDYQDERARPFYDLLARVGATSPRRVVDAGCGPGNLTPELGRRWPDAVVEAFDSSPDMVEAARANGVSAELRDVTSWEPPADTDVIVTNAVLQWVPTHRDVLTRWVDALPSGAWLAMQVPGNFRAPSHALVRKLVATSRWSRSLDVRDENAVSEPQEYAELLASRGCAVDAWETTYVQRLTGEDAVLEWITGTVLRPIKAALDEAEWERFRYELGSLLRDAYPQNADGTTWFPFRRVFVVARVG, from the coding sequence ATGTGGGATCCGGCGAAGTACCTCGACTACCAGGACGAACGCGCGCGCCCGTTCTACGACCTGTTGGCCCGCGTGGGCGCCACCTCGCCCCGTCGGGTGGTCGACGCCGGTTGTGGTCCGGGGAACCTGACGCCCGAGCTGGGGAGGCGCTGGCCGGACGCGGTGGTGGAGGCGTTCGACAGCTCCCCGGACATGGTCGAGGCGGCGCGGGCCAACGGGGTTTCCGCTGAACTGCGGGACGTCACGTCGTGGGAGCCGCCCGCGGACACCGACGTGATCGTCACGAATGCCGTGCTGCAGTGGGTGCCCACCCATCGTGACGTGCTCACCCGATGGGTGGACGCACTGCCGTCGGGAGCGTGGCTGGCGATGCAGGTGCCGGGGAACTTCCGCGCGCCGTCGCACGCGCTGGTGCGCAAGCTGGTGGCGACGTCGCGGTGGTCGCGGTCGCTGGACGTACGCGACGAGAACGCGGTGAGCGAGCCGCAGGAATACGCGGAACTACTGGCGTCGCGGGGTTGCGCCGTCGACGCCTGGGAGACGACGTACGTGCAGCGCCTGACGGGGGAGGACGCTGTGCTGGAGTGGATCACCGGCACCGTGCTGCGCCCCATCAAGGCGGCGCTGGACGAGGCGGAGTGGGAGCGCTTCCGGTACGAGCTGGGCTCGCTGCTGCGGGATGCCTACCCGCAGAACGCGGATGGCACCACGTGGTTCCCCTTCCGCCGCGTCTTCGTGGTGGCGCGGGTGGGGTAG
- the dnaG gene encoding DNA primase, translated as MAGRIRESDIAEVRDRNRIDEVVGEYVALRRAGGGALKGLCPFHDEKTPSFNVRPTHGTFHCFGCGVGGDVIKFLTDLEKLTFVEAVERLADRVGLRLTYEGGGGSVQRDRGTRSRMVEAHKAAAEFYAEQLLSEDGRMARDFLNERGFDPVAAKTFGCGYAPSGWDKLTKYLLKRGFELTELIKSGLVREGRQGPIDRFHRRLLWPIKDLGGDVVGFGARRLFDDDRIEAKYLNSSDSPIYRKSEVLFGLDMAKKEISRRHQVVIVEGYTDVMAMHAAGVPTAVATCGTAFGQDHMKVLRRLLMDDDAFRGEVIFTFDGDEAGQKAALKAFEGDQTFAGQTYIAVAPDGMDPCELRLAKGDTAVRDLVARRIPLFEFAIRSMLKSYDLESVDGQVAALQKMVPMVAQIRDRAKRDGYATKLAWWVGWPDESTVVKRVRAVAGGKGAAPAARPAATGSNPQDVPRPNPTDPRLTVQRETLKAALQEPALAGPEFDAVPDEAFTHPAYLAIRKAIREAGGAAGGMAGPALLEAASRHCPQGMVRRVLGELAVEPMHAKEEADARYVSSVLAAIQENLVGRQIQEIKSKLTRLSPVEAPDDYRALFGDLVALEEYRKALRQQAVGGLD; from the coding sequence GTGGCGGGACGGATCCGGGAAAGCGACATCGCGGAAGTGCGTGACCGCAACCGGATCGATGAGGTCGTCGGCGAGTACGTGGCGCTGCGGCGGGCCGGTGGCGGCGCGCTCAAGGGGCTGTGCCCGTTCCACGACGAGAAGACCCCGTCGTTCAACGTCCGCCCCACGCACGGCACCTTCCACTGCTTCGGCTGCGGGGTCGGCGGCGACGTCATCAAGTTCCTCACCGACCTGGAGAAGCTCACCTTCGTCGAGGCCGTGGAGCGGCTCGCCGACCGGGTGGGCCTGCGGCTGACCTACGAGGGCGGCGGCGGGAGCGTGCAGCGCGACCGCGGCACCCGCTCCCGCATGGTCGAGGCGCACAAGGCGGCCGCCGAGTTCTACGCCGAGCAGCTGCTCTCCGAGGACGGCCGGATGGCGCGCGACTTCCTCAACGAACGCGGCTTCGACCCGGTCGCGGCGAAGACCTTCGGCTGCGGTTACGCGCCGAGCGGCTGGGACAAGCTGACCAAGTACCTGCTCAAGCGCGGGTTCGAGCTGACCGAGCTGATCAAGTCGGGCCTGGTGCGCGAGGGCAGGCAGGGGCCGATCGACCGGTTCCACCGGCGGCTGCTGTGGCCGATCAAGGACCTCGGCGGCGACGTGGTCGGCTTCGGCGCGCGGCGGCTGTTCGACGACGACCGCATCGAAGCCAAGTACCTGAACTCCAGCGACAGCCCGATCTACCGGAAGTCCGAGGTGCTCTTCGGGCTGGACATGGCGAAGAAGGAGATCTCGCGGCGTCACCAGGTGGTGATCGTCGAGGGCTACACCGACGTGATGGCCATGCACGCCGCCGGCGTGCCGACCGCGGTGGCCACCTGCGGTACCGCGTTCGGCCAGGACCACATGAAGGTGCTGCGCCGGCTGCTGATGGACGACGACGCCTTCCGCGGCGAGGTGATCTTCACCTTCGACGGTGACGAGGCGGGCCAGAAGGCCGCGCTCAAGGCGTTCGAGGGCGACCAGACCTTCGCCGGGCAGACCTACATCGCGGTGGCGCCGGACGGCATGGACCCGTGCGAGCTGCGCCTGGCCAAGGGCGACACCGCGGTCCGCGACCTGGTGGCGCGGCGGATCCCGCTGTTCGAGTTCGCCATCCGCAGCATGCTGAAGTCCTACGACCTGGAGTCGGTGGACGGGCAGGTCGCCGCGCTGCAGAAGATGGTGCCGATGGTGGCGCAGATCAGGGACCGCGCCAAGCGGGACGGGTACGCCACGAAGCTGGCCTGGTGGGTCGGCTGGCCGGACGAGTCGACGGTGGTCAAGCGGGTGCGCGCGGTCGCCGGTGGCAAGGGCGCGGCGCCCGCCGCCCGGCCCGCGGCGACGGGGTCGAACCCGCAGGACGTGCCGCGGCCCAACCCCACCGACCCGCGGCTCACCGTGCAGCGCGAGACGCTCAAGGCGGCGCTGCAGGAGCCCGCGCTGGCCGGTCCCGAGTTCGACGCGGTGCCCGACGAGGCGTTCACGCACCCGGCGTACCTGGCCATCCGCAAGGCGATCCGCGAGGCGGGCGGGGCCGCCGGTGGCATGGCGGGGCCCGCGCTGCTCGAAGCCGCCTCGCGGCACTGTCCACAAGGGATGGTGCGCCGGGTGCTCGGCGAGCTGGCGGTGGAACCGATGCACGCCAAGGAGGAGGCGGACGCGCGGTACGTCTCGAGCGTGCTCGCCGCGATCCAGGAGAACCTGGTGGGCAGGCAGATCCAGGAGATCAAGTCGAAGCTGACCCGGTTGTCCCCGGTGGAGGCCCCGGACGACTACCGCGCGTTGTTCGGTGACCTGGTGGCGCTGGAGGAGTACCGGAAAGCGTTGCGGCAGCAGGCTGTCGGCGGGCTGGACTGA
- a CDS encoding sigma-70 family RNA polymerase sigma factor produces the protein MAVTGDLLAEEFTAHRAHLISVAYRLTGSVSDAEDAVQEAWLRLAGLTDDQRAAIRDPRGWLTTVVGRLGLDRLRSATARREHYVGQWLPEPIVAGFGPRPGEDPLEVAVRDDGVRMAAMVVLDRLTPEQRVAFVLHDAFSVPFAEIAEILGCSPAAARQHASRGRRAVAEADPPPRASMAEQQAVLERLLAALSSGDVRAVAEVLHPDVVLIGDSDGKARTTRQIMVGADKITRFFVGVFRKYTDDAVAGARALLVNGDLGLYLPPAPGDEDHVPLDAHVSTLVIRDGLVVAIYDQANPAKLAHLPE, from the coding sequence ATGGCCGTAACCGGGGATCTGCTGGCTGAGGAGTTCACCGCCCATCGCGCGCACCTGATCTCGGTGGCCTACCGGCTGACCGGGTCGGTGTCCGACGCCGAGGACGCGGTGCAGGAGGCGTGGCTGCGGCTGGCCGGGCTCACCGACGACCAGCGCGCCGCCATCCGCGACCCCCGTGGCTGGCTGACCACCGTGGTCGGGCGGCTCGGGCTGGACAGGCTGCGCTCGGCGACGGCCCGCCGCGAGCACTACGTCGGCCAGTGGCTGCCCGAGCCGATCGTGGCCGGGTTCGGCCCGCGGCCCGGTGAGGACCCGCTCGAGGTGGCCGTGCGCGACGACGGGGTGCGCATGGCCGCGATGGTGGTGCTCGACCGGCTCACCCCCGAGCAGCGGGTCGCGTTCGTGCTGCACGACGCCTTCTCGGTGCCGTTCGCCGAGATCGCCGAGATCCTCGGCTGCTCACCGGCCGCCGCGCGCCAGCACGCCTCGCGCGGGCGCCGGGCGGTGGCCGAGGCCGATCCGCCGCCACGGGCGTCGATGGCCGAGCAGCAGGCCGTGCTGGAGCGGCTGCTGGCCGCGCTCAGCTCGGGCGACGTGCGCGCGGTGGCCGAGGTGCTGCACCCCGACGTGGTGCTGATCGGCGACTCGGACGGCAAGGCCCGCACCACCCGCCAGATCATGGTCGGCGCGGACAAGATCACCCGCTTCTTCGTCGGGGTGTTCCGCAAGTACACCGACGACGCGGTGGCCGGGGCGCGTGCCTTGCTGGTCAACGGCGACCTCGGGCTCTACCTGCCGCCCGCGCCCGGTGACGAGGACCACGTCCCGCTGGACGCGCACGTGTCCACGCTGGTCATCCGCGACGGCCTGGTGGTGGCGATCTACGACCAGGCCAATCCGGCGAAGCTGGCGCACCTGCCGGAGTGA
- a CDS encoding glutamate ABC transporter substrate-binding protein produces the protein MTTRSWLRNGVVGLLVLTGCGTGSPSGPAAPPGPLSLLDRAPVAAAEEIAASPTAAAIRERGQLLVGGELDLPLMSQRNPITGETVGFDATLGKLLAKYIIGEPNVKVVRSISETRESVLQTGTVDAVISTYTITPQRAEKISFAGPYLVSGQAIATLSTENKISTPADLAGKKVVAVSGTTSVDAIRQSAPGVQVTTFGAATECIQALEAGTAVAYVHDMTLLAGTAQLNDKIQIVSEPFTEEAYGIGIRHGDEAFKKFINDWLGKIQQSGLWGENWTDTLGQVVPGDPPQPPAIGSVPGS, from the coding sequence GTGACAACGAGGTCCTGGCTGCGGAACGGTGTGGTGGGCCTGCTGGTGCTGACCGGGTGCGGCACCGGCTCGCCGTCGGGCCCGGCGGCGCCGCCGGGCCCGCTGAGCCTGCTGGACCGGGCCCCGGTGGCCGCCGCCGAGGAGATCGCGGCCAGCCCGACCGCCGCCGCCATCCGCGAGCGCGGGCAGCTGCTCGTCGGCGGTGAGCTGGACCTGCCGCTGATGTCCCAGCGCAACCCGATCACCGGCGAGACCGTCGGCTTCGACGCCACGCTCGGCAAGCTGCTGGCCAAGTACATCATCGGCGAGCCGAACGTGAAGGTGGTGCGGTCGATCTCGGAGACCCGCGAGTCGGTGCTGCAGACCGGCACGGTCGACGCGGTGATCAGCACCTACACCATCACCCCGCAGCGCGCGGAGAAGATCAGCTTCGCCGGGCCGTACCTGGTCTCCGGCCAGGCGATCGCCACGCTGAGCACGGAGAACAAGATCTCCACCCCGGCCGACCTGGCCGGGAAGAAGGTGGTCGCGGTGTCCGGCACCACCAGCGTGGACGCGATCAGGCAGAGCGCGCCGGGGGTGCAGGTGACCACCTTCGGCGCGGCCACCGAGTGCATCCAGGCGCTCGAGGCCGGCACCGCGGTGGCCTACGTGCACGACATGACGCTGCTGGCCGGTACGGCGCAGCTCAACGACAAGATCCAGATCGTCAGCGAGCCGTTCACCGAAGAGGCCTACGGCATCGGCATCCGGCACGGGGACGAGGCGTTCAAGAAGTTCATCAACGACTGGCTGGGCAAGATCCAGCAGAGCGGGCTGTGGGGCGAGAACTGGACCGACACGCTCGGCCAGGTCGTGCCGGGCGACCCGCCGCAACCACCGGCCATCGGCTCGGTGCCCGGCTCGTGA
- a CDS encoding transporter substrate-binding domain-containing protein, protein MVRAFPARRWLAMATAVAGLLALTACGGPNTPGSPGASPAPGPGGLLDRAPVATEAELAASPTAAAIRARGQLIIGSELDLPLLSERNSITGETEGFDATLAKLLAKYIIGETSVKIAKATPETREALLQVGTVDAVIRIYTITPQRAQKVAFAGPYLMSGQSIATLSRERSITKPADLDGKTVVAVAGTTSVDALKRVAPDAQVRTFGTANECIQALEAGQAVAYVHDLTVLAGAARLNDKIRVIGEPFTSEPYGIGLPRGDTEFKKFVNDWLGKIVQSGIWEELWKESLGTVVAGQPPAPPQIGSVPGS, encoded by the coding sequence ATGGTGAGGGCGTTCCCGGCCCGCCGGTGGCTGGCGATGGCCACCGCGGTCGCCGGACTTCTCGCGCTGACCGCGTGTGGTGGGCCGAACACCCCTGGTTCCCCTGGTGCGAGCCCCGCGCCGGGCCCCGGTGGGCTGCTCGACCGGGCACCGGTGGCCACCGAGGCGGAGCTGGCCGCCAGCCCGACCGCGGCGGCCATCCGCGCCCGCGGGCAGTTGATCATCGGCAGCGAACTCGATCTGCCGCTGCTTTCCGAGCGGAATTCGATTACCGGCGAAACCGAAGGTTTTGACGCGACGCTGGCAAAGCTGCTCGCGAAATACATCATCGGCGAAACTTCGGTCAAGATCGCGAAAGCGACCCCGGAGACGCGGGAAGCACTGCTGCAGGTCGGTACGGTCGACGCGGTGATCCGCATTTACACGATCACCCCGCAGCGCGCGCAGAAAGTGGCCTTCGCCGGGCCGTACCTGATGTCCGGCCAGTCGATCGCCACGCTCAGCCGCGAGCGGTCCATCACCAAGCCCGCCGATCTCGACGGCAAGACCGTGGTCGCGGTCGCGGGCACCACCAGCGTCGACGCGCTCAAGCGGGTGGCGCCGGACGCGCAGGTCCGCACCTTCGGCACGGCCAACGAGTGCATCCAGGCGCTGGAGGCCGGGCAGGCGGTGGCCTACGTGCACGACCTGACCGTGCTGGCCGGGGCGGCCCGGCTCAACGACAAGATCCGCGTCATCGGCGAGCCGTTCACCAGCGAGCCCTACGGCATCGGCCTGCCGCGCGGGGACACCGAGTTCAAGAAGTTCGTCAACGACTGGCTGGGCAAGATCGTGCAGTCCGGGATCTGGGAAGAGCTGTGGAAGGAGTCGCTGGGCACCGTCGTCGCCGGTCAGCCGCCGGCGCCGCCGCAGATCGGGTCGGTACCGGGCTCGTGA
- a CDS encoding carboxymuconolactone decarboxylase family protein, with protein sequence MPRIPAVDIKDGGLVLRLIARFARRRFGALPEPMAVSAHNPRVLRAGLVTEMFAEKVSTELPVNVRELAVYRTAVRLGCSWCIDFGTMLQKHEGLDIDRLKAIDDYADSPLYSPQERLALAYADAMTATPVTVTDEQVAELEAEFGRKGVLELTYQIGLENMRARMNNALDITEQGFTSGDACRVPQVTKTGRAAG encoded by the coding sequence ATGCCTCGTATTCCCGCGGTGGACATCAAGGACGGCGGGCTCGTGCTGCGCCTCATCGCCCGGTTCGCCCGCCGCCGCTTCGGCGCGCTGCCGGAGCCGATGGCGGTCAGCGCGCACAACCCGCGCGTGCTGCGCGCCGGGCTGGTGACCGAGATGTTCGCCGAGAAGGTGTCGACCGAGCTGCCGGTCAACGTGCGCGAGCTGGCGGTGTACCGCACCGCGGTGCGGCTGGGCTGCTCGTGGTGCATCGACTTCGGCACCATGCTGCAGAAGCACGAGGGCCTCGACATCGACCGGCTCAAGGCGATCGACGACTACGCCGACTCGCCGCTGTACAGCCCCCAGGAGCGGCTCGCACTGGCCTACGCCGACGCGATGACCGCGACCCCGGTGACGGTGACCGACGAGCAGGTGGCCGAGCTGGAAGCCGAGTTCGGCCGCAAGGGCGTGCTGGAGCTGACCTACCAGATCGGGCTGGAGAACATGCGTGCCCGGATGAACAACGCGCTGGACATCACCGAGCAGGGCTTCACCTCGGGGGATGCCTGCCGTGTGCCGCAGGTCACGAAGACCGGCCGGGCGGCCGGTTAA
- a CDS encoding MFS transporter translates to MHAFKSSRSFAFAGVLLGMLLAQLDLTVVVTALPLIGGELDAGPAVAGITAASLLTATVSTPIHGRFGDLYGRKAAFVLALGLLTVGSAWCALAGDIGWLVAGRAVQGAGAGGLIVGAMAALGELFDRTELIRRQGWQVAVGAVASLAGPPAGGLVADVFGWRWLFWFNLPLAAVALVLGLAGLPGRRAERPAGGLDLRGSALLVVAGTAATALGTVPELARSPLWTPVLAAVAVAAGFAFARTQTLIPRRIFADPVVVRSVLATTLAGIALYGTFTYISLVIALGVRGDPGAAGLLLLAMTGGSLLVSSCFAVLARRWPRMTAWGRWGCVTGAAGLALLAVSAHTGGVALMAVGLVLTGGSFMLVVSAYTVLAQGRAAPAEMGATMGVFTFARQAGGVAGTTLLGWLALLVTGGFEAAGLTVVFAAAALAMVAALTCSPRVVTTGEVVSSPS, encoded by the coding sequence ATGCATGCATTCAAGAGTAGTCGCTCGTTCGCCTTCGCCGGGGTCCTGCTCGGAATGTTGCTGGCACAGCTGGATTTGACCGTGGTGGTGACGGCGCTGCCGCTGATCGGGGGCGAGCTGGACGCCGGTCCCGCGGTCGCCGGGATCACCGCGGCCTCCTTGCTCACCGCGACCGTTTCCACGCCGATCCACGGCCGCTTCGGTGACCTGTACGGGCGAAAGGCGGCATTTGTGCTCGCCCTCGGTCTACTGACGGTGGGTTCGGCGTGGTGCGCGCTCGCCGGTGACATCGGCTGGCTGGTCGCCGGGCGCGCGGTCCAGGGCGCCGGGGCCGGTGGGCTGATCGTCGGGGCGATGGCGGCGCTGGGCGAGCTGTTCGACCGGACCGAGCTGATCCGGCGGCAGGGCTGGCAGGTGGCCGTCGGCGCGGTCGCCTCGCTCGCCGGGCCACCCGCCGGCGGACTGGTCGCGGACGTTTTCGGCTGGCGCTGGCTGTTCTGGTTCAACCTCCCGCTCGCCGCCGTCGCGCTGGTGCTCGGCCTGGCCGGGCTGCCCGGCCGCCGCGCCGAGCGCCCGGCGGGCGGCCTCGACCTGCGCGGGTCGGCCCTGCTGGTGGTCGCCGGGACGGCGGCGACCGCGCTGGGCACCGTGCCCGAACTGGCTCGTAGTCCACTGTGGACACCGGTGCTGGCGGCGGTCGCGGTGGCCGCCGGATTCGCCTTCGCCAGGACGCAGACGCTGATCCCGCGCCGGATCTTCGCCGACCCGGTGGTGGTGCGCTCGGTGCTGGCGACCACACTCGCCGGGATCGCGCTCTACGGCACGTTCACCTACATCTCGCTGGTGATCGCACTCGGCGTGCGCGGCGACCCGGGCGCGGCCGGGCTGCTCCTGCTGGCCATGACGGGCGGCTCGCTGCTCGTTTCGAGCTGTTTCGCGGTGCTGGCCCGCCGCTGGCCCCGGATGACCGCCTGGGGCCGCTGGGGCTGCGTCACCGGCGCCGCCGGGCTCGCGCTGCTCGCGGTTTCCGCGCACACCGGCGGGGTCGCGCTGATGGCGGTCGGGCTGGTGCTCACCGGCGGCAGCTTCATGCTCGTGGTCTCCGCCTACACCGTGCTCGCGCAGGGCCGGGCCGCGCCGGCCGAGATGGGCGCCACGATGGGCGTGTTCACCTTCGCCAGGCAGGCGGGCGGGGTCGCCGGGACCACCCTGCTCGGCTGGCTCGCGCTGCTGGTCACCGGTGGTTTCGAGGCGGCGGGACTGACCGTGGTCTTCGCCGCGGCGGCGCTGGCCATGGTGGCCGCGCTCACCTGCTCGCCGCGGGTTGTCACAACCGGCGAGGTCGTCTCGTCCCCCTCGTGA
- a CDS encoding MarR family winged helix-turn-helix transcriptional regulator, whose amino-acid sequence MTENEKARPAPNGGGPALFRLVRFWSRRWAPEVVERLYDGAPETWTVQNLYVIDAIHSAAQADPEVTVADVARQLGLDRSVASRMITDAVRDGFVLRETSGQDARRARLSLSPAAEKFLEATHEYQRAAFAELVAHWPAEDRRRFAGYLGKLASEVLRQPVPAPPRR is encoded by the coding sequence GTGACCGAAAACGAGAAAGCCCGGCCCGCGCCGAACGGGGGCGGACCGGCGTTGTTCCGGTTGGTCAGGTTCTGGTCGCGCCGGTGGGCGCCCGAGGTGGTGGAACGCCTCTACGACGGCGCCCCGGAGACGTGGACGGTGCAGAACCTCTACGTGATCGACGCGATCCACAGCGCGGCGCAGGCGGATCCGGAAGTGACCGTGGCCGACGTGGCGCGCCAGCTCGGGCTGGACCGGTCGGTGGCGAGCCGGATGATCACCGACGCGGTGCGCGACGGGTTCGTGCTCCGCGAGACCTCCGGACAGGACGCCCGCCGCGCCCGGCTGTCGCTGTCGCCCGCGGCGGAGAAGTTCCTCGAGGCCACCCACGAGTACCAGCGCGCGGCCTTCGCCGAACTGGTCGCGCACTGGCCAGCCGAAGACCGGCGGCGCTTCGCCGGCTACCTGGGCAAGCTCGCCAGCGAGGTGCTCCGCCAGCCGGTCCCGGCGCCGCCGAGGCGGTGA
- a CDS encoding serpin family protein codes for MADPAEIQHLRFALALHNEAGTGDTCFSPYSAASALALVARAARGESAEELTRLLGEVDGAAKLLRDAAELHGPDHQDSPVLEVANTLWAWDELELRSEFVAELADWANGSVSSAPFVDDPEAARQTINADIATTTHDLIPELLTPGSVGPDTVAAVVNALYLKTAWTNPFGEGGTRPAAFHAPGGTVEVPTMHQTEQLAYAHTAGWQVVGLPAVGDVEAVVLLPDGELAEAEAELDAGKLAELLSAKQFTQVSLALPKLELDLRTDLTAVLKALGVRTLFTPVADLSGLSPDPRLLVSDVLHQAVLRIDESGLEGAAATAAMIRMVSLATGDPVPVTVDRPFLLLVRHTGTGAVYFLARVANPVGG; via the coding sequence ATGGCCGACCCAGCCGAAATCCAGCACCTGCGGTTCGCACTGGCCCTGCACAACGAGGCCGGTACGGGCGACACCTGCTTCTCGCCGTACTCCGCGGCCAGTGCGCTGGCGCTGGTCGCCAGAGCGGCCCGCGGCGAGTCGGCCGAGGAGCTGACGCGGCTGCTCGGCGAGGTCGACGGCGCGGCCAAGCTGCTGCGCGACGCCGCCGAACTGCACGGCCCCGACCACCAGGACAGCCCGGTGCTCGAAGTGGCGAACACGCTGTGGGCCTGGGATGAGCTGGAGCTTCGCAGCGAGTTCGTCGCGGAGCTGGCGGACTGGGCCAACGGCTCGGTGTCGAGCGCGCCCTTCGTCGACGATCCCGAAGCCGCGCGGCAGACGATCAACGCCGACATCGCCACCACCACGCACGACCTGATCCCCGAGCTGCTCACGCCGGGGTCGGTCGGCCCGGACACGGTGGCGGCCGTGGTCAACGCGCTCTACCTGAAGACCGCGTGGACGAACCCGTTCGGCGAGGGCGGCACCCGCCCGGCCGCCTTCCACGCCCCCGGCGGCACGGTCGAGGTGCCGACCATGCACCAGACCGAGCAACTCGCCTACGCGCACACCGCCGGCTGGCAGGTGGTCGGCCTGCCCGCGGTCGGCGACGTGGAGGCGGTGGTCCTGCTGCCCGACGGCGAGCTGGCCGAGGCGGAGGCGGAGCTGGACGCCGGGAAGCTGGCGGAGCTGTTGTCCGCCAAGCAGTTCACCCAGGTGAGCCTGGCGCTGCCGAAGCTGGAACTGGACCTGCGCACCGATCTGACGGCGGTGCTCAAGGCGCTCGGGGTGCGCACGCTGTTCACCCCGGTCGCCGACCTGTCCGGGCTCAGCCCCGATCCGCGGCTGCTCGTCTCGGACGTGCTGCACCAGGCGGTGCTGCGGATCGACGAGAGCGGCCTGGAGGGCGCGGCGGCCACCGCGGCGATGATCCGCATGGTCTCCCTGGCGACCGGCGACCCGGTGCCGGTCACCGTGGACCGGCCGTTCCTGCTGCTGGTCCGGCACACCGGCACCGGGGCCGTCTACTTCCTGGCCAGGGTGGCGAACCCGGTCGGCGGCTGA